From Pempheris klunzingeri isolate RE-2024b chromosome 16, fPemKlu1.hap1, whole genome shotgun sequence, a single genomic window includes:
- the lrrc3b gene encoding leucine-rich repeat-containing protein 3B, translated as MTLLDLWLSRSIPMCLLLQSLVLMALCFPSASMCPKGCICQRDPHLHGLNVSCSQSRLKEIPPSLPVDTVLLRLDHNQIGAVPDQAFHGLKLLRELNLSYNAVETLGEGAFSGIEATLQVLDLSHNRITSVHKDAFARLKARVIVDDNPWHCDCALQQAIGGMAHNHEAATRVLCRSSELRDQEGRPFLAVDTDLCNLAKRTTDYAMLVTMFGWFAMVISYVVYYVRQNQEDARRHLEYLKSLPSKPKKPDEADDISTVV; from the coding sequence ATGACTCTGCTGGACTTGTGGCTGTCGCGCTCCATCCCCATGTGCCTGCTCCTCCAGAGCCTTGTGCTCATGGCCCTGTGCTTCCCCTCGGCCAGCATGTGTCCGAAGGGCTGTATCTGCCAACGCGACCCCCACCTCCACGGCCTCAATGTTTCCTGCAGTCAGTCCCGCCTCAAAGAAATTCCCCCCAGCCTCCCGGTCGATACCGTCCTGTTGAGGCTGGACCACAACCAGATAGGCGCCGTGCCCGATCAAGCCTTCCATGGACTAAAGCTTTTGAGGGAGCTCAACCTTTCTTACAATGCAGTGGAGACTTTAGGAGAAGGTGCCTTCAGTGGCATAGAGGCAACTTTACAGGTGCTGGACCTCTCCCACAACCGCATCACTAGCGTACACAAGGATGCCTTCGCTCGGCTCAAGGCCCGCGTCATTGTGGATGATAACCCCTGGCATTGTGACTGTGCCCTCCAGCAGGCCATCGGAGGAATGGCCCACAACCACGAGGCAGCCACTCGGGTCCTCTGCAGGAGCTCGGAGCTTCGTGACCAGGAGGGACGACCTTTCTTGGCGGTGGACACAGACCTCTGTAACCTGGCCAAAAGGACCACAGACTACGCTATGCTGGTGACCATGTTTGGATGGTTTGCCATGGTCATTTCATATGTGGTGTATTATGTCCGTCAGAACCAGGAGGATGCCCGGCGCCACCTGGAGTACCTCAAGTCCCTCCCCAGCAAGCCCAAGAAACCCGACGAGGCTGACGACATAAGCACTGTTGTCTGA